The stretch of DNA ACTCGGCTACCGCTGCTGCCCAGGCGATCGCCGATGGTTATGACCTGGTGGCGCTGTCGTTCAACTACGGCCAGCGGCACCAGCGAGAACTGGAGGCGGCCAAGGCGGTGGCGGAGCATTTGGCGATCGCGGATCACCACTTTATCGACGTCAACCTGGCCCAGTGGGGAGCGTCATCCCTCACTGACTTGACCCAGCAGCTACCCCAGGACGGCCTTGAGTCGGGGATTCCCTCCACCTACGTGCCGGGGCGCAACACGGTGTTCATTGCCCTGGCCCTGGCCCTGGCTGAGGCCAAGGGGGCGGTCGCGGTGTACCTGGGCATCAATGCGGTGGATTATTCCGGCTATCCCGACTGTCGGCCCGAGTATCTGGCGGCTTTTCAGCAGCTGGCG from Leptolyngbya sp. KIOST-1 encodes:
- the queC gene encoding 7-cyano-7-deazaguanine synthase QueC — protein: MSHPTAIVLLSGGLDSATAAAQAIADGYDLVALSFNYGQRHQRELEAAKAVAEHLAIADHHFIDVNLAQWGASSLTDLTQQLPQDGLESGIPSTYVPGRNTVFIALALALAEAKGAVAVYLGINAVDYSGYPDCRPEYLAAFQQLAQLSSKAGLEGHAPQLVAPLVMDSKVDIVRRAVALGVPIAATWSCYQGGPTPCGRCDSCRIRDRALIDAGYSELATGVQL